A DNA window from Maribellus comscasis contains the following coding sequences:
- a CDS encoding HupE/UreJ family protein yields the protein MNSFQLYLTLGFQHIINIHGYDHIVFVLTLCAAYSFSEIKKVLILVTAFTIGHSVTLALSTLNYVLIPAPVIEFLIPVTIFITAVSNLFPAKEGRQKLIYIIALIFGLVHGLGFSNYLKELLGAETSIVQPLFAFNVGLEIGQVVILSVYFLILGLALKLFQVKHHIWRIFISGAAAGIALTLIIQNKFWG from the coding sequence ATGAATTCATTCCAGCTCTATCTGACACTGGGTTTTCAGCACATCATAAATATTCATGGTTACGATCATATCGTTTTTGTTTTAACCTTGTGTGCTGCCTATTCTTTTTCTGAAATAAAAAAAGTTCTTATACTGGTTACTGCATTCACCATCGGTCACTCTGTAACACTCGCTCTTTCCACTCTAAATTACGTTTTGATTCCGGCGCCGGTCATTGAGTTTCTTATTCCGGTTACCATTTTTATTACTGCCGTGTCAAATTTATTTCCTGCAAAGGAAGGAAGACAAAAGCTGATTTATATTATTGCCCTGATTTTTGGTTTGGTTCATGGGCTTGGTTTCTCAAATTACCTAAAAGAATTGCTTGGTGCCGAAACTTCTATTGTTCAGCCACTGTTTGCCTTTAACGTGGGGCTTGAAATAGGACAGGTTGTGATCCTCTCAGTTTATTTTTTAATACTTGGTTTAGCTTTGAAATTATTTCAGGTAAAACATCACATTTGGCGTATTTTTATCTCAGGTGCAGCAGCTGGTATTGCGTTAACTTTAATTATTCAGAATAAATTCTGGGGTTAA